The nucleotide sequence ATTCTCATATGGGAAAAGCTCACCCTTTATTCGCTTTGGTCTATCCTCTAGAAACCCCTCACGATCTGCTAAGCACCACAAACCGATGAACAATAATCTTGTGTGGGGACTGAGATCAGACAGGTCCTCGTTTTTAAAAAATCCTGGTTTGATGTTCCTTGCTCTAGCCACTTCCTTCAACTCCTCCCGGCTATGATGCTCCTCCCTGATAGAAAGGAAGGAGAGTCTTTTGTTGGTATTCAATAAACGCTAAGCGACCCGCTCGCGTGTTATGAGCCTTCCAGTGGCATGTACCTGACTGAGTAACTGGACCGCATGCTAGTGCAACGTTCCAAGGTTCCCCGGTTCCTCCTTGGCTTCGGAAGATAATATGGTGCCCTTCTAATGTCCATACTTGCTTACTACTTTTCTTACAAAGCACGCAGTAGCCCTTATCCCGTTCCCACACCTCAGCGAGAACTTTGGAAGTAATCTTCCCGCGATCCTTTTGTTTCTTAACTCTTCGCTTAAATGTAGGTTTAGGAACGACTCGAACCTCATTGAACATGCTCATTTTTATCGCCTTCCTTTTTTGCAAGTACTCTGTATTGCTTTATCTTGATTGGAGTCCATTCCGGATAGTACCTCCTCATGAATGCCGCTGCGAATCGTTTTAGCGTCTCGGCATCTTCAAACACTCGATACATGTCGGGGAGTAGAAACCATCGCTCTATCATTGCTCAGCTGCCTCTTCATCGGGTTCAGCTTGACCTTCTTCTACGACCTTATAATCCACATCGAAAATGTTGTCTGACTCAATTCCGTTATCTTTCCGAAGCTTCAGAACGGCTTCATCAGTCGAAAGCTTCTCCTGCACTTCGATGCTAATCGGCATGTATTTCGCCATTTCCTTGATGCAGGTTTTCTTGCACATACTCTCAAAGTGGTCTTTCCATGGACCTATCAGCTTCCCGTCTTTCTTGGCAGCAGAATGCGTCATGGCATGCTTTTGGCATTGCTCGGCCGTCATGGTTACAAAATCAAAAGCTCCATCTTTTAGTCGATAAGCTGAATAGTAACGAACTGGCTTCCCTTGATCATTTGCTCCCCTAGATTTAATGGCTGCGATAGCTTGGGCCATCATAATGTCCATGAAATCATCCTTACTCGGAGTGAAGTTCTCTAGGTGGTGCAGCATATCAAAAGGAACATGGACTAGACGCTTGTCTTCACCTTTGATGTAAATGAACAAGTCGTTTTCGTAGACGGTCTCAGCATAAATCTTAGAAACATCACCAGTGCGCCGAATCAAATCAATCTGTCCTTTATATCCAATCTGAAACTGGCATTCCATTTGCTTAGTACGGTTGTTTTTGAACGGAACTAAATAGGCGTGTCCGATTAAATTAGGCTCCAGTCCCAACGTTGCACAGTTCATAACAGCTCCCACAATTGATGCAGGTGTACAATCAATAAGTGCAGGCGTCCTACTGATTGCTGTTAACGTGATTCGAGCTAAACGCTCAGGCGTCATATGTTTTGGTACTAACGATTTGATCGCTTGAAAGTTGTCTGCAAGCTCTTTCTTGATGACTGCATTGAAGTTTTCAGCCTTAGTCATCGTGCGCTGAGCTAGTTGCCCGGCTAAGGCCGACTGATTAACTTTCTTATCTTCAGACATTACTCATCCCCTCCAATTACCCGAAATATACGGCCGCGCTTCCCGGTCTTCCATGTAAACCGAAGATCCCCTTGAAAATACGCTTTTTCGCTTGTCTGCATATAGCCCTTAATCTGATTCTTTGCTGCTTCCTCTCGCTGTTCGGCTTGGCTTTTAGCTACTCTTGCTAGATGCAACTCTTGGATAATCGGGTATGCCTCCTCAGGTAGCTCAATTGAAGAATCCGAAACAGATTCAGGAAATGCATTCTTGAGATAGTCAGTATCTTGATGAGAGAAGACTGGCGGAATTTTTGCCACCACATGCTCTTCCCAGAATCCTTTTTCGATAGTAATCAGGTTCTTAATCAGCTCTTCATCCCGTTCGATTACCCGCCATTGAAAATCCCAGCCTCCAATCAGAACGGCGATAAACCATCTATCTGCCCCTGTAACAGCCATGTAATGATTGCATTGAAGAATGTACTCCGTTGGAGCCTGCGTACCGGACCAGTCATCCTTGCAATATTCAGATGTGTTCTTGCATTCCAAACCTGCATTCTGTCCAGGTAGCCAGCGATCAATGTTTGCTAACATGAAGGGATGCTCGGGATGCTGGAATATCGCGTTTTGGCGCCATACTTTATATCCGGTATCCTCTGCAAACCAATCAGCAATAACAGGTTCCAGAAGTCGTCCTGCCTTCATTTTTGGATTGTCCTCTACCGGAGGTAGCTCTCCCAGTTTCTCTAGGTAAACTGCCATCGGTGATTTGTAGCGACTTAACCCGCATATCGCGGCAGCATCGGAACCACCAATTCCAAGACGTCGATGTTCCAGCCAATCTTCATGCTGCATGTTTAGCGTATTCACCAAACGAATGGCTTGCATGCTCTGTCCCTCCCTCTTGTTTTTTAGAGGTAAACGAGTTACGCTAGAAATAACCAAGTTTTAGCCGTTAGACTCCGTTGCCGCGGAGTCTTTTTCATTGTCCAGCTCAACGTCTTCTAATGTGGTCCAGTATTCTTCCCCTCTGAAATCTCGTACCTTGACATCGACACCATGGTATTCTTCTTTTGCGTCAACGATGGTGACCTTGTGCTTCAGAGTCCCTGTTCTCCGGATCAAGTCCTCACGCCTCTTTACATTGACCGGCCTGCTCCAAACCACGTCCATCCTCCTTTCTTTTTTGGATACGAGGTGCCGCGTCCCAACCTCTACGCGGCCGTTGCAGCTCCCTTGACTGCGCCACGCTCTTTCTCCCTCGCTATGTAACCTGTCTCATCAGTGCCGGTAGGTTATTCCCGGCAGACTGAGGCAATGTTGCCCCAGTTTCGACTATTTGAGTAAGCGCCTTGCCTGTTCTCTGATTCCATCAATGAAATCCTCAAAGTCCATTGTTGCTTTCCCATCAACTAATAGCTCGAGTTCCTCGATAACATCCCGTACTGTCCATTCAATTCCACTGTTATCAATATCAAATGCCAAAGTTTCTATCGCACGCTGCCTGCTCGGTTCCGTTTTCTCTACATATTCTTGAAAATCAAGCACTGGTGCGCTCATACTTAATCTCCTCCTCTAATGCTGCGATCTCCCTTACACGCCACTCTATTTCATGGGCCAAATCACGTTTATGAACATCTAGTTCTTCACGAAGACGTTTCATTTGAACGTATTGCACATCTACCGCTCGCCAATCATCATCAGCTTGGCGATATGCTTCTTCCGCATTTTCAAGTTCACGCTGCAATTCTGCTATTTGAGAAGCCACTGACTTTTTCAAAGGCTTGTCCTCCTCAACCAGGTATGGTACTCTTCGATTTAGAAGTGTTTTTTTAAGCCGTCCGTTCGCCGCGGGCGGTTTTCTCTTTTTCTGCCATTCGTTCTAATTCAACCATTTCCCCAAGAGTAATCACCTTGCGTCCAACCGGGTGATCTCCGTCGCATACCAATTCGATGACACCTTGAGCTGTTGTTAGTTCCTTCATGCCTTCTCCTCCTCTAAATCTTCTTTAAATAGAAGTAACCGATCACGATAGTTTTCGTTTTGTTCGTCTGCTGTCGTATATTGCTTTGCGACCTCCGGCATCAGAACTTCCGTCATAGCAGCGTCATATTGGTATGTTTTTTCGAGTACCTCGAGCATTCTCCGATTCCAGTCTTGATTTGTTTTCATTGAGCCCGCCCTCCCGCAAATAACATTTCTTGTCGTTCGCGGCGCATTAACTCGCGTGGATCGGTTATGACTATCTCCAGGTCTCTTGCTTCTAATAACCAGTTGTGTTGATGAATGGCTGGATCAATACCGTAGCGTTCATCCATCAAGATATGTACGTCATCACACGCCTGGAATAGGTCTTCAATCTGCTTACCCGCTTCCTTCAAGAGACTTTCTTCATCTGTCGATAACGAATCCCATGGTCGCCTTTTACGCTCCCATTCAATCAATGCCTGTGCTTCATGGATTACATCCTGGCACTGTTTGATGAGGTTATATAAAGTAGCTGTAAGATTAACCAACAAGCGCGGGTCAGTCGGTGGTGGTGCATCGCCAAACAGATGTTTTAACATCCGAACCGATCGGTGATTGCCGCATTCCTTCACGAACGCTTCTGCATCCTCCCGGGATGGCGTAGCTCGGCCATTAATTACATCCGATACCCAACGTGCCGATCTTCCTAGCCTCTTCCCAAGTGATTCGTACGTCAGTTGTTCGCCTGTACGCTGATTTTGATAAGCATATTCGCAGATGTCATGTATCCGAGAGCGAGAATATAGTGAAATCGTTGTGCTGTTGTTCCCCATCTGTTCTCCTCTTTTCTAATTGGTTTTCGAATTACAATGAAACTGTGCTCATCTTTCAGACTCCCCCTCGTGGCTCACGTTGGGGGCATTTTTATAATTACAGCCATCATGTAACCTGTATAAAATCCTTGTAGGTTTTCCTCTTTTCCTGTCGAATATTGGAAATTGTGTAATCTCTCCAATTCATTACAGGAAGGAGGTGTAGTAAATATGGCGGTATATCTTATTACCTACGATTTGAATAAATCAGGTCAAAACTATGACAAACTCTACGAGCAAATAAAGTCATGCGGCGCTTGGTGGCATTATCTGGATTCAACTTGGCTTGTTGACTCAACCCTGAACGCTACTCAGATACGCGACAGAATGAAAAATGCTATGGATGATAATGACTTCTGTTTAGTTATTAAGCTTACAAACGAGAACTATCAGGGATGGCTCCCGAAAAAAGCTTGGAACTGGATTCATGAGCACTTAGGTCATTCACGGTATTGACAATTCGACGATGGTTCCCATGAAACTAAATTTCCATTGTCGCTATCACCGTAAGGATGTGCCGTCGCCACCGCGGCGGCTCTTTCTCCCCAAATTATCTTATTGATAATTTGATTTGCTAACACGGCTGTTTCATCACTAAACTTGTCTGGATTATCGTGAAGTTTCATGTTTTGTAGAGCCAGTGTCAGTAAGTGGTTTATTACGTGGAGCTCTTTCTCAGAAAACACTCTGTTTTCACCTCTCTTTCATCACACAACTGCATGCAGCGTCGAGTCTTGGCAGTAACCCCACCTGACCTTGTTATCACCCTTACCTGGTGAAATGGTGGAATGTATTATGGCGCGGCTCATATCTTCGCTCGCTCCCGCTCTTCGGCGCTCTATGCAGTTGTGTGAGGGTCGTCCAGCACTCCTTTAGGCTGTTTCCTCTTTCTTTACTGGTTGATCTGTTTCAGTGACTTCCTTTGGTTCTGCTGGTTTTGACTTAAGTAGAACCTCTAAAGCATGGACCATTCGTTTCATATCAGGTGCAAACTCACGATGGAACTCGATACCTTTAGGTGGTTTGATCATGGTTATGACTCCTTTCAAGCTGATTTTGATTCATGTTCAACGCTCGTTTTTTGAGCGTTGGTGTCAAAAAAAAGATACTCGATTGACCTTTTTAAAACTTTAGAAATCCTATAAGCCACTGGTAAAGAGGGAAGGGTATATCCTCGCTCGATATTAGAGAGCATACCTCGGGAAAGTTCAGCTTTATTTGCGAGATCATCTTGAGTCAACCCAACATCCTTACGTGTATTAATTAAATTTTTTCGAGGAATAAGCTTTTTCACATATATACACCTCACTTTCTTTACGCTCATTTTATGAACTCCTAGATAACAATATAAGCTCATAAAATGAACAAGTCAACACTTTTCGCTCAATTAATGAACGTTTATTATATGAGCATTTTGCTGTAAAATGTACTCAAGAAATGAGCGTGATAGACTATGGGATTTAAAGAACGATTAAAAGAGTTAAGGAAAAGCAAAAAGATGACACAAGAGGCATTAGCATCTGCTATAGGAATTCCAGAATCAACAATACGTCGCTATGAATCTGTTGATGATGGTCTTCCACGCCGCGAACGTCTTGAACGAATTGCTGACTTTTTTGAAGTATCTGTGGACTACCTTATTGGTCGCAAACCCGATATATTTTTCAACCAGGGAGATAACCTTTATCTTGTAGAACTAAAGACCTCCTCCCCTAACGACAAAAAGGATAAGAAGCTTTCCGAGTTTGAAAACCTCTTTTTCTATGAGTTAGAAAAGCTAAGCGAGGAAGATAAAAAGAAGGCTTTAGAACACGTGAGGTACTTGAGATATCTTGCAGAGCAACAGAAATGACAACGAGACGAGCTACTTAATAGCCGTCTCGTTTTTATTAGGGAATAGATTGATTAATTAAAAGGGGAATGTAAAGAAAAATAAGGCACGCATTTTTTCCGTGCCTTATTTTATTACATATTTAAAAATGTTTGAGGACTAAACTCATTTCATTTATGATATTCCGCTCGGAATAGGGTCGCAACATCCCCACGAAATAACCTTTTTACATAGGAACTCCCATTCAGGTTTCACATAATCAGGTAGTATATTAAACAAATTAGTCTTCTTTTCGATTTTATTTTCCAATTGAATTATTGCTTTTTCAATCTCTGGTTTTGGTTGGAGTCTTCTTTTATCGTCAAGTTTTTTTTCTAACCCATCTTCGAGAATGTCTCGTTCAAACTCCTCTATTTTTCCACCTATGCCTTGCAACAATACGGTTTCGTCTTTTTGCTTATCTATATCGTCAAGTGAGCATGCAATCAAATTTGGAACATCAATTAGTAAGTCTTTAAGAAACTGTAAATGCTCTTCATTTTTGAGTTGCTTTGCTTTTACACCATCTTTAATATCAATATATTTCAGCTTCTCACGGTGTTTATCCAATAATTCTATTTCGTGTAGCATATTCAAAACGTCCCTACAGGATCCATTTGAACATAAAAGATATAGGGACGGGGGAATAAGATTTTCCTTTTCTCTTACTTCAAGGCTATATATATCTACAATTGAATTGGCTTGATATTTTGCATACACTTTTGTTATCTGTGCTAATGTCTCCCCCACTTTACCTGTTGGATAAAGTTTGTCACTATCTGAAACAACCAAAACTATCTTTTTCCTATTTATTTTATAATCTAATTCTTTATATGTATTTACCCCACCCCCGCCACAGTGATCCAAATTTAATTTCATATTTAGTCTATTACGATTTTCTTGTATATACTTCTTTGCAATTTTTTCATAGAATTCACAGTCACTGAGATCCTCAGATATAAATGTCGTAGCAGAAATCCTATCCATTAAATAAAAGTAATCCAAGGATACTTTGAAAATATGCTTTTTTCCGCTGAATCCTCTCACTATCTCATTTTCTACTTTTGAAGTTACTATAATATAGTCTGTACAGAATTCTTCTAACGAAAAGAAAAAAGTACATTTAGCTAATAGAGAAGTATAAATACCTCGACAACTCTGTTCTATTAGTGGATAGTTCCTCAGGTATTTTAGGGTTGCATAGGAACTAATAACTTGATGATGTCCATCCATTTGAGCGCGTGCCAAATTATTTAATGATTTAATCTCGTTGCTCTCAAAGGTAAGTATTTCTTTGTTTGTTTCTAAGAATTCAATAACTGAGTCATCTATTTTGATTAGCATCTAAAAATCCTCCGGACTAAAGAACCCAATAGGCCATGATAATAAGTAGCCTTGCTCATTATAACCAGTAACCTCGACAGTAGAATCAAATGAATCTTGTTTATTGAAAATCATTACATTAACAATATCATTTTTAAATCCATCAATTTTTTGTGATAGTAATTGTCCTATTCTATTAATAATTGTTTCGCTATGTGTTTCGATAAGGACTTTTATGTCAATTTTCCCAATTGAATACACTAAAATGTTAATTAATGTATCAATCAGCCTTGCTTGTAATGCAGGATGAAGGTGTAATTCTGGTTGCTCTATTACTAAAATATGTATTGTAGGTCTAGTGTAGCTTGACACATACCTATTAGGTTTATTAAACTTTAAAACTTTCCAAAAAAGCAATATAATTGGCAGAATTTGAGAATGGCCAAATCCCGTATCAGCCAAATTCATTTCTTCTGGACTCGAATTATATTTTATTCTTAACGAAGTATGTCCACCTTCTAATTGTGTTGTTATCTCGAAACCAAAGTGTTTTGAGGTCCATTCACTAAATTCTGATTTCTCCTTATCTGTCATATTATGAAGGATCATTGGGATATTTTCACCTTGAGGGTCAATTTCATCCACAGACAACCCCTGAATTCTGTAATACCTTTCAGCTCTTGCTCTAATCGGTCCAATATAATTAACTCTGGAAAAACAATTTTGCAAATAAAAATTGAGAAAGATTAGTATTGGATTGATGTGTTTTCCTATTACTAAATTTTCTATATTCTTAAAAATAGAACTGTCTTTTGTAATATCTTTAAATGTTTCTTTTAATCTCCTTTGAGAATCTACCCCTTTTAGTAGGCTCTCTAAAATCTCTTCCGATTTTCCAAATTGTATCTCTTCAATAATTGAGTAAATCGTTTCTAAACTTGTTTTAGAATGCGCATATTTTTTTAGTAGTAAAACAAGCTCATTGCTAAAATGCTCATCAATCGGTATTCCTTTCTCACTTTGCTTACTCACTAATCTAGGTAACATACTTGAAGAATCAGCAAGATAATTAAGCCCAAATTGATTATTTTCAAATTCAATATCGTTAATAATTAATTTCCCGAGCTTTTCTTTACTTTTTAAAAATATCTGAAAGGTATGATTCTCAAATTCAACTTTTATTTGTTCTATGTATTTTTCCTTGCAAGTAATACAAACTTTAATGTGATAAGGACCTTTTCCCTTATCAGTAGCTCGCCTTCTACTATACCCCCCTCGATATCTCATAACAAAAATTGGTGTTAATTCGTAAAAATAATCCCGTGGAACAGAAAAACTAAATTCAAAATCAATACTCTCAGAGTTTTTTTTGTTTACACTTTCTTTATAGCTACCGAAATCAACATATCTACTACTGTACCAGAGTATTGGATCATAAGTCCTTGTCTCGAGTGTTTGCTTCATTAAAGGAAAAAACCTTAAAAATGTACTCTTCCCAGAGCTATTTTTCCCAACCAGTAATGTTAACGGCTTTAAATCAATTTCTCCTGTATCTATAAGGCTTCTTAAGTTTTTTATTCGAATTTTTTTCAGCATAATTTTCACCCTTTTTGAATCGACTTTTTAATTTGATTAGAGTAACTACTAAAAGCTCGTAGCTTTGTAAT is from Brevibacillus brevis and encodes:
- a CDS encoding HNH endonuclease, whose translation is MSMFNEVRVVPKPTFKRRVKKQKDRGKITSKVLAEVWERDKGYCVLCKKSSKQVWTLEGHHIIFRSQGGTGEPWNVALACGPVTQSGTCHWKAHNTRAGRLAFIEYQQKTLLPFYQGGAS
- a CDS encoding recombinase RecT, with the translated sequence MSEDKKVNQSALAGQLAQRTMTKAENFNAVIKKELADNFQAIKSLVPKHMTPERLARITLTAISRTPALIDCTPASIVGAVMNCATLGLEPNLIGHAYLVPFKNNRTKQMECQFQIGYKGQIDLIRRTGDVSKIYAETVYENDLFIYIKGEDKRLVHVPFDMLHHLENFTPSKDDFMDIMMAQAIAAIKSRGANDQGKPVRYYSAYRLKDGAFDFVTMTAEQCQKHAMTHSAAKKDGKLIGPWKDHFESMCKKTCIKEMAKYMPISIEVQEKLSTDEAVLKLRKDNGIESDNIFDVDYKVVEEGQAEPDEEAAEQ
- a CDS encoding YqaJ viral recombinase family protein, which encodes MQAIRLVNTLNMQHEDWLEHRRLGIGGSDAAAICGLSRYKSPMAVYLEKLGELPPVEDNPKMKAGRLLEPVIADWFAEDTGYKVWRQNAIFQHPEHPFMLANIDRWLPGQNAGLECKNTSEYCKDDWSGTQAPTEYILQCNHYMAVTGADRWFIAVLIGGWDFQWRVIERDEELIKNLITIEKGFWEEHVVAKIPPVFSHQDTDYLKNAFPESVSDSSIELPEEAYPIIQELHLARVAKSQAEQREEAAKNQIKGYMQTSEKAYFQGDLRFTWKTGKRGRIFRVIGGDE
- a CDS encoding helix-turn-helix domain-containing protein; amino-acid sequence: MGNNSTTISLYSRSRIHDICEYAYQNQRTGEQLTYESLGKRLGRSARWVSDVINGRATPSREDAEAFVKECGNHRSVRMLKHLFGDAPPPTDPRLLVNLTATLYNLIKQCQDVIHEAQALIEWERKRRPWDSLSTDEESLLKEAGKQIEDLFQACDDVHILMDERYGIDPAIHQHNWLLEARDLEIVITDPRELMRRERQEMLFAGGRAQ
- a CDS encoding helix-turn-helix transcriptional regulator, which translates into the protein MSVKKVRCIYVKKLIPRKNLINTRKDVGLTQDDLANKAELSRGMLSNIERGYTLPSLPVAYRISKVLKRSIEYLFFDTNAQKTSVEHESKSA
- a CDS encoding helix-turn-helix domain-containing protein produces the protein MGFKERLKELRKSKKMTQEALASAIGIPESTIRRYESVDDGLPRRERLERIADFFEVSVDYLIGRKPDIFFNQGDNLYLVELKTSSPNDKKDKKLSEFENLFFYELEKLSEEDKKKALEHVRYLRYLAEQQK
- a CDS encoding AAA family ATPase, with the protein product MLKKIRIKNLRSLIDTGEIDLKPLTLLVGKNSSGKSTFLRFFPLMKQTLETRTYDPILWYSSRYVDFGSYKESVNKKNSESIDFEFSFSVPRDYFYELTPIFVMRYRGGYSRRRATDKGKGPYHIKVCITCKEKYIEQIKVEFENHTFQIFLKSKEKLGKLIINDIEFENNQFGLNYLADSSSMLPRLVSKQSEKGIPIDEHFSNELVLLLKKYAHSKTSLETIYSIIEEIQFGKSEEILESLLKGVDSQRRLKETFKDITKDSSIFKNIENLVIGKHINPILIFLNFYLQNCFSRVNYIGPIRARAERYYRIQGLSVDEIDPQGENIPMILHNMTDKEKSEFSEWTSKHFGFEITTQLEGGHTSLRIKYNSSPEEMNLADTGFGHSQILPIILLFWKVLKFNKPNRYVSSYTRPTIHILVIEQPELHLHPALQARLIDTLINILVYSIGKIDIKVLIETHSETIINRIGQLLSQKIDGFKNDIVNVMIFNKQDSFDSTVEVTGYNEQGYLLSWPIGFFSPEDF